A portion of the Misgurnus anguillicaudatus chromosome 16, ASM2758022v2, whole genome shotgun sequence genome contains these proteins:
- the egr1 gene encoding early growth response protein 1 yields MAAAKTEMLLPLQISDPLSFPHSPMDNYPKLEEMIMLNSAGTPFLNASAPEGTGFGSGDPGEQFDHLTGDTLAEISIDKPLTDQGYPTQRLPPISYTGRFTLEPAINCSNSLWAEPLFNLVNGLVGINTSSIPSSSASQATPASSSSSSSVATSSSTSSASLSCSVHQSEPNPIYSAAPTYSSASPDIFPESSANFSTAVGTSLQYSHSNYSNGKTSFPVPMIPDYLFPQQQSDISLVAPDQKPFQTQTGQQPSLTPLSTIKAFANQAPDLKSVYQSQLIKPSRMRKYPNRPSKTPPHERPYACPVETCDRRFSRSDELTRHIRIHTGQKPFQCRICMRNFSRSDHLTTHIRTHTGEKPFACEICGRKFARSDERKRHTKIHLRQKDKKAEKGAVAVQNSNVAISASSPMSSYPSPITSYPSPVSSFPSPVNSCYSSPVHTSYPSPSIATTYPSTTSTFQTQMATSFPSSVVSNIYSSPVTTPLPDMQASLSPRTADIC; encoded by the exons ATGGCTGCAGCCAAGACAGAGATGCTTCTGCCTCTGCAGATCTCAGACCCCCTGAGCTTCCCTCACTCCCCCATGGATAACTACCCCAAGCTGGAGGAGATGATCATGCTCAACTCTGCAGGGACTCCTTTCCTCAATGCTTCGGCGCCTGAAGGAACAGGCTTCGGCTCTGGGGACCCAGGGGAGCAGTTTGATCACCTTACCGGAG ATACGCTTGCAGAAATTTCCATCGATAAACCTTTGACAGATCAAGGCTACCCAACACAAAGGCTGCCCCCCATCTCTTACACCGGCCGTTTCACCCTCGAACCTGCCATCAACTGCAGCAACAGTCTGTGGGCTGAGCCTCTGTTTAACCTGGTGAATGGGCTGGTGGGCATCAACACATCCTCCATTCCATCTTCATCGGCCTCTCAGGCAACACCGGCATCTTCCTCTTCTTCGTCTTCCGTCGCCACCTCCTCGTCCACGTCCAGTGCCAGCCTGAGCTGCTCCGTCCATCAGAGCGAGCCCAACCCCATCTACTCGGCAGCGCCCACCTACTCCAGCGCCAGCCCAGACATCTTCCCTGAGTCCAGTGCAAACTTTTCCACAGCGGTGGGCACTTCGCTACAGTACTCTCATTCAAACTACTCGAACGGCAAGACCAGCTTCCCCGTGCCGATGATACCAGACTATCTGTTTCCCCAGCAGCAAAGTGATATCAGCTTGGTGGCCCCAGACCAGAAGCCCTTCCAGACGCAAACAGGTCAACAGCCATCTCTGACACCGTTGTCCACCATCAAGGCCTTTGCTAACCAGGCTCCAGACCTGAAAAGCGTCTACCAGTCTCAGCTCATCAAGCCCAGTCGCATGCGCAAGTACCCCAACCGGCCCAGCAAGACCCCCCCACACGAGCGCCCGTACGCGTGTCCCGTGGAGACCTGCGATCGGCGCTTCTCCCGTTCGGATGAGCTGACGCGTCACATCCGCATCCACACGGGTCAGAAGCCCTTCCAGTGCCGCATCTGCATGCGCAACTTCAGCCGCAGCGACCACCTGACGACCCACATCCGCACGCACACCGGCGAGAAGCCTTTCGCCTGCGAGATCTGCGGCCGCAAGTTCGCCCGCAGCGACGAGCGCAAGCGCCACACTAAGATCCACCTGCGGCAAAAAGACAAAAAGGCGGAGAAAGGCGCCGTGGCTGTCCAAAACTCCAACGTTGCCATTTCAGCTTCCTCTCCCATGTCCAGTTATCCCTCTCCCATCACATCCTACCCCTCCCCGGTGTCCTCCTTCCCATCTCCCGTGAATTCTTGCTACTCCTCACCCGTCCACACCTCCTACCCCTCCCCTTCCATCGCAACCACCTACCCCTCCACAACCAGCACCTTCCAGACACAGATGGCCACCTCCTTCCCTTCCTCGGTGGTCAGCAACATCTACAGCTCTCCCGTCACCACCCCACTGCCCGACATGCAAGCTTCTCTGTCCCCACGGACAGCAGACATCTGCTGA